A DNA window from Anaerocolumna sp. AGMB13020 contains the following coding sequences:
- a CDS encoding RtcB family protein, with product MFVIANKETDHPIKIWLDGEKSIEETCLKQAYNLSRLPFLHQWVALMPDTHAGMGMPIGGVIAAKDVIVPNAVGVDIGCGMAFVGTNILVEEIKDIKTGSGSLIQAIISDILRNVPVGFNHHKHPQPCNTLERAFEELEKYEANAELLGQLEAGYFQVGTLGGGNHFIELQEDEEGYLGIMIHSGSRNFGKQVCDAFHQTARELNSKWKSSVPDEYRLAFLPVDTKEGKQYINWMNLALNFAEENRLRMMLAVKAILDKWMGKYTNLTLEYNMEINCHHNYASLEQHYGKEVWVHRKGATRAREGELAVIPGAMGSYSYVVEGLGNEMSFHSSSHGAGRRYSRKGAMENFTAEEVMVDLQKQGVVLGKHNKKDVAEESRFAYKDIDEVMENQKDLVKPVKRLKTVGVVKG from the coding sequence ATGTTTGTAATTGCAAATAAAGAAACTGACCACCCCATTAAAATATGGCTTGATGGAGAAAAGAGCATAGAAGAAACCTGTTTAAAGCAGGCCTACAATCTGTCCCGACTGCCTTTTCTTCACCAGTGGGTGGCATTAATGCCAGATACCCATGCAGGAATGGGAATGCCCATTGGTGGTGTCATTGCAGCAAAAGATGTAATTGTACCCAATGCAGTGGGGGTAGATATCGGCTGCGGAATGGCCTTTGTAGGAACCAATATTCTTGTGGAGGAAATAAAAGATATCAAGACTGGCAGCGGATCACTGATACAGGCGATCATCAGTGATATATTAAGGAATGTCCCTGTCGGCTTCAATCACCATAAACATCCTCAGCCCTGCAATACCCTGGAAAGAGCCTTTGAAGAACTTGAGAAATATGAGGCGAACGCAGAACTACTGGGACAGTTAGAGGCCGGATACTTCCAGGTGGGAACCCTTGGAGGGGGTAATCATTTTATTGAATTACAGGAAGATGAAGAGGGGTATCTTGGTATCATGATTCATTCTGGAAGCCGCAATTTCGGCAAACAGGTATGTGATGCCTTTCATCAAACCGCCAGAGAATTAAACAGTAAATGGAAGAGCAGCGTACCGGATGAATACCGGCTGGCATTTCTCCCGGTAGATACAAAAGAAGGGAAGCAGTATATCAACTGGATGAACCTGGCGCTTAATTTTGCTGAAGAGAACAGACTGCGTATGATGTTAGCGGTAAAAGCAATCTTAGATAAATGGATGGGTAAATACACAAACCTTACTTTAGAATACAATATGGAAATCAATTGTCATCACAATTATGCGTCATTGGAACAGCACTACGGCAAAGAAGTGTGGGTGCACCGCAAGGGTGCCACCAGAGCAAGAGAAGGTGAGCTGGCAGTAATTCCCGGCGCCATGGGTTCCTACAGCTATGTAGTGGAGGGGCTTGGAAATGAGATGAGCTTTCATTCCTCTTCCCACGGCGCAGGGAGAAGATACTCCAGAAAAGGTGCAATGGAGAATTTTACTGCCGAAGAGGTTATGGTGGACCTGCAAAAGCAGGGAGTAGTATTAGGAAAGCATAACAAAAAGGATGTTGCAGAGGAAAGCCGTTTCGCTTATAAGGATATCGATGAGGTTATGGAGAATCAGAAAGACCTGGTTAAGCCCGTAAAACGACTGAAGACGGTCGGTGTTGTTAAGGGATAA